CGCCGGCGCCGTCGTCCAGGCCGCCGGCCTCGCCACCCTCGCGGCCACCGTCCTCGCCGACTGGGCGCACTTCTCGCCGCTGCGGATGGCCCCCGGCGTCGCCCTCGCCGGCATCGGCCAGGGCCTGATCGGCACCCCGCTCTTCCGGGTCGTCCTCTCCAAGGTCCCCGCCGCGCGGGCCGGCGTCGGCAGCGGCGTCCTCGCCACCGGCCAGCAGTCCAGCCTCGCCCTCGGCGTCGCCACCCTGGGCACCGTCTACCTGTCCCTCTCCCCCACCCTCGGCTTGGACCGGGCACTCGCCCTGTGCCTGGGCATCCAGCTCATGGGCTCGTTCACCATCCTGTACCTGACCACCCGCCTGCCGCGCTCCATCGGCTGAGCCCGGACGGGTCACGGCGAGGGCCTCGCGATCGGTTGCCGATCGCGAGGCCGTTCCGTTCCAGCCGATGCCCTCCACGCGATGCGCGAGGAGGAGGACCGGTGATCTACCTCGATTCCTGCGCGATCCTCAAGCTCGTGGTCCCGGAGGACGAGTCCGCCGCCCTCCGTACGTTCCTCTCCTCCCGAGGCTCCGAAGGCCATGCGACCAGTGCGCTGGCCCAGGTGGAGGTCCCACGGGCGCTCATCAGAATCGGCGCCCCGCAGGAGCTTCTTGACTCCTCGGAGGACCTGCTCGACCGGCTGCTGAGGATCCGCCTGTCCGACCCGGCCCTCCGGGCCGCCCGCCGGTTCCCCGCGCGGCACCTGCGCACGCTCGATGCCATCCACCTGGCCAGCGCCGAACACCTGGAACACACACTCACGGCTTTCGTCACGTACGACAAGCGCCTCGCCGACGCAGCCGGCGAGCGGGATCTGCCGGTGGTCTCCCCCGGCCAGCCGGCAGCCGAGCGGTAAGCGGCCTGTCAGGGCCCCGGCGCCGCTCGGCCACGAGGCGCCGTGGGAAACCCGTTGGCCTGATCCCGCCCCTTTGTGTCAGGATGACGATATGGGGAACACATACGTGGAGGATCCGGTCGACGCTCGAAGCCGGGAGGAGCTGGCGGCGGCCGTCGCGGCCGGTCGCGCGCCGAAGTGGCTGATGTTCTGGGGGCATCGGGCGCGGAAGGACGGCAGCGTCGGGCAGGGGGCGTTGAGTCAGTGGTGGCCTTGCGAGTTCACCGTCGACGAGGTGACGTATCGCAGCGCGGAGCACTGGATGATGGCCGGCAAGGCTCGCATGTTCGGGGATGACGCGATCGAGCAGCGGGTGCTGGAGGCTCGCACGCCCGCGGAGGCCAAGAAGCTGGGGCGGCTGATCAAGGGCTTCGACGAAGCCACCTGGGCGGCGGGGCGGTTCGAGCTGGTCGTCGAGGGCAATGTCGCGAAGTTCGGGCAGGATCCGGCGCTGCGGGAGTATCTGCTGGGCACGGAGCGGCGGGTGCTCGTGGAGGCCAGTCCGGTGGACCGGGTGTGGGGCATCGGGCTCGCCGCCGATGACGAGCGGGCGGCGCAGCCGAGCAAGTGGCGCGGGGAGAACCTGCTCGGGTTCGCACTGATGGAGGCACGGGCGCGGCTCGCCGCATGAGGTCCGTCGCTCCGGTGCTGGACGGCACGCCCCCTGGCCGGCACTGCGAGGCGACGATTCTCCGGAGCGCGACCGGCGCACTTCGCGCAACGACCGCCCCTTACGCGCTCCTTGACACCACTCGCACATGACTGGACGTGCTCCCTTAACTCCCCCGCCATATACCGACACCAGGATGTCCCGCAGTCAGGGTCGAGATGGACAGGGTGGGGCGATCATGCGCATGCGGCCGACCGCGCCGGAGAGCGAGCAACACGCTCACGAACTCCGCGCCGAACTGGACGAGTTACTCCGCGCGAGCCGTTACGCCGGCCAGCGCGAACGGCGGCTCGCCGAGGCGATACGGGCGTCGCCGGACAGACAACGGCCGGAGGGGGACCTCCTCCGGCAGCTGGCCCAGGCACGGACGCTCCGCGAGGGACTCGGCGCCCGCTGCCGCCAACTGAGCGACCAGCTCCAGGCTTTGGAGCTCGACCTCCGTCAACGGGCGCAGGAGGCACCGCAGTTCGCCACTCCCGAGCCCCCACCCCTGCGCCCCGACATCGGCGCGCTCGCCCAGCGGGTCACCGCCCTCCACCACAGCGGCGCACACCCCGAGACGGCCGAGCTGCTCACGCAAGCCGCCGCCCGGCTCACCCCGACCGACACCGCGCACCTGGCGGGCATCCTGGCGCGAGGCGGCCCCTCGGGCGTCTCCCTCCGGCTCGCCCGCAGCGCCGCGCAGACCACGCCCGAACTGGCCGTCGCCGTGCTGGTCGAGCTGCGGGAGGCGGGCCTGGCCGAGGAGGCCGCGGAGCTGTTCCACGCCTTCTGGAGCTACCCCGCACACACCCTCCCCGCGCTCCTCGCAGCCCTGGAGCACGCCGGGCAACTCGCCGACGGAGCCACCCTCCTCTGGGAGTGGGGCTCGGCGCCGACGCCCGAGCTGACGGCCCTCGCCGCCGGCCTCCAGCACGCCGGGCGCCACTGCGATGTCCGGACGCTGCTGCGCCAGGCCGCGGGCCGCCCGACGGCCGATCTGGCCGCGCTGGCCATCGAGCTCCCGGCGCCCCTGCCCGCGGCACTGCTGCACGAGCTTGCCGCGCTCCGGCCACCGGCCGAACTCGTCCGGCTGGCAGCCGCGTTGGACGGAAGCCAGGAGCTGTACGACCACCTCCTCGCCGCCCTGCGCGCCGACGAGGCCCGGCACCGGACGACCCTGGCCGCCCTCCGCTCGGCCGGACTGCCGACCGAGCCCGCCGCGGCGAGCCGCCCCCGCCGGGGCCGGCGGTAGACGAACGCGAGGGAGCCCCCGCCCGTCCCGCAACAGGACGAACGAGGGCTCCCCGGCAGAAATCGAACCTCAGCAGCCGATCAGCCGCGCCGCCAGGTACGCCTTCACCTGGTCGAGCGAGACGCGCTCCTGCGACATGGTGTCGCGCTCGCGCACGGTCACCGCGTTGTCCTCGAGCGTGTCGAAGTCGACGGTGACGCAGAACGGCGTGCCGATCTCGTCCTGGCGGCGGTAGCGCTTGCCGATGGCGCCGGCGTCGTCGAACTCGACGTTCCACGCGGTGCGCAGGTCTGCGGCGAGGCCGCGGGCCTTCGGGGACAGCTCGGCGTTGCGCGACAGCGGCAGGACGGCGACCTTCACCGGGGCCAGGCGCGGGTCGAGGCGCATGCCGACGCGCTTCTCCATGACGCCCTTGGCGTTGGGCGCCTCGTCCTCGAAGTAGGCGTCGATCAGGAAGGCCAGCATGGCGCGGTTGAGACCGGCCGCCGGCTCGATGACGAACGGGAAGTACCGCTCGCCGGACTCCTGGTCGAAGTACTTGAGGTCCTGGCCGGAGGCGTTGCTGTGCACCGTCAGGTCGTAGTCGGTGCGGTTGGCGAT
The nucleotide sequence above comes from Streptomyces kaniharaensis. Encoded proteins:
- a CDS encoding NADAR family protein, producing the protein MGNTYVEDPVDARSREELAAAVAAGRAPKWLMFWGHRARKDGSVGQGALSQWWPCEFTVDEVTYRSAEHWMMAGKARMFGDDAIEQRVLEARTPAEAKKLGRLIKGFDEATWAAGRFELVVEGNVAKFGQDPALREYLLGTERRVLVEASPVDRVWGIGLAADDERAAQPSKWRGENLLGFALMEARARLAA
- a CDS encoding type II toxin-antitoxin system VapC family toxin, encoding MIYLDSCAILKLVVPEDESAALRTFLSSRGSEGHATSALAQVEVPRALIRIGAPQELLDSSEDLLDRLLRIRLSDPALRAARRFPARHLRTLDAIHLASAEHLEHTLTAFVTYDKRLADAAGERDLPVVSPGQPAAER